The following proteins come from a genomic window of Sorex araneus isolate mSorAra2 chromosome 1, mSorAra2.pri, whole genome shotgun sequence:
- the KCNT1 gene encoding potassium channel subfamily T member 1 isoform X3, with product MARAKLQRSPSEGKAGPGGAPAGAAAPDEPHGLSPLLPARGGGSVGSDVGQRVQVEFYVNENTFKERLKLFFIKNQRSSLRIRLFNFSLKLLTCLLYIVRVLLEDPAQGIGCWGCPKQNYTFNESSSDINWAPILWVERKVALWAVQVIVAVISFLETMLLIYLSYKGNIWEQIFRVSFVLEMITTLPFICTIFWPPLRNLFIPVFLNCWLAKHALENMINDFHRAILRTQSAMFNQVLILFCTLLCLVFTGTCGIQHLERAGENLSLLTSFYFCIVTFSTVGYGDVTPKIWPSQLLVVVMICVALVALPLQFEELVYLWMERQKSGGNYSRHRAQTEKHVVLCVSSLKIDLLMDFLNEFYAHPRLQDYYVVILCPTEMDVQVRRVLQIPLWSQRVIYLQGSALKDQDLMRAKMDNGEACFILSSRNEVDRTAADHQTILRAWAVKDFAPNCPLYVQILKPENKFHVKFADHVVCEEECKYAMLALNCICPATSTLITLLVHTSRGQEGQESPEQWQRMYGRCSGNEVYHVRMGDSKFFREYQGKSFTYAAFHAHKKYGVCLLGLRREENKSILLNPGPRHTLAASDTCFYINITKEENSAFIFKQEEKRRAAGPWDGSARLPVHSVIASMGTVAMDLQSAECQPASSGGGPKLALPTENGAGSRRPSIAPVLELADSSALLPCDLLSDQSDDETVPSEDEALSAVEYVKGYPPNSPYIGSSPTLCHLLPVRAPFCCLRLDKGCKHNSSEDAKAYGFKNKLIIVSAETAGNGLYNFIVPLRAYYRSRRELNPIVLLLDNKPDHHFLEAICCFPMVYYMEGSVDNLDSLLQCGIIYADNLVVVDKESTMSAEEDYMADAKTIVNVQTMFRLFPSLSITTELTHPSNMRFMQFRAKDSYSLALSKLEKRERENGSNLAFMFRLPFAAGRVFSISMLDTLLYQSFVKDYMIPITRLLLGLDTTPGSGYLCAMKITEADLWIRTYGRLFQKLCSSSAEVPIGIYRTECHVFEPPDLRAQVSVNMEECEDTREEKGPAEPEPPRRRSLQWARRLSRKSAKPAAQAAAAAWSQQRLSLCRRSERQELSELVRNRMKHLGLPTTGYEDVANLTASDVMNRVNLGYLQDEMNDQQNTLSYVLINPPPDTRLEPNDIVYLIRCDPLAHVASSSQSPKSSCHHKLESSHPETHDETQL from the exons CTGGGGCTGCCCGAAGCAGAATTACACCTTCAACGAGTCATCGTCTGACATCAACTG ggcacccatcCTGTGGGTGGAGAGGAAGGTGGCCCTGTGGGCTGTCCAG GTCATCGTGGCCGTGATCAGCTTCCTGGAGACCATGCTCCTCATTTACCTCAGTTACAag GGCAACATCTGGGAGCAGATATTCCGCGTGTCCTTCGTCCTGGAGATGATCACCACGCTGCCCTTCATCTGCACA ATATTCTGGCCGCCGCTGCGGAACCTGTTCATCCCCGTGTTCCTCAACTGCTGGCTGGCCAAGCATGCCCTGGAGAACATGATT AACGACTTCCACCGCGCCATCCTGCGCACGCAGTCGGCCATGTTCAACCAGGTGCTCATCCTCTTCTGCACCCTGCTGTGCCTGGTCTTCAcggg GACTTGCGGGATCCAGCACCTGGAGCGAGCCGGCGAGAACCTGTCACTGCTCACCtccttctacttctgcatcgtcaCCTTCTCCACTGTGGGCTACGGCGACGTCACCCCCAAGATCTGGCCCTCCCAGCTGCTGGTGGTCGTCATGAtctgtgtggccctggtggcgcTCCCGCTGCAG tttGAGGAGCTTGTGTACCTGTGGATGGAGCGGCAGAAGTCAGGGGGAAACTACAGCCGCCACCGGGCGCAGACGGAGAAGCACGTGGTGCTGTGCGTGAGCTCACTCAAGATAGACCTGCTCATGGACTTCCTCAACGAGTTCTACGCGCACCCGCGGCTCCAG GACTACTATGTGGTCATCCTGTGCCCCACGGAGATGGACGTGCAGGTCCGCAGGGTGCTGCAGATCCCGCTGTGGTCCCAGCGCGTCATCTACCTCCAGGGCTCGGCGCTCAAGGACCAGGACCTCATGCGCGCCAA GATGGACAACGGGGAGGCCTGCTTCATCCTCAGCAGCCGCAACGAGGTGGACCGCACAGCCGCG gaccaCCAGACCATCCTGCGTGCCTGGGCCGTGAAGGACTTTGCCCCCAACTGCCCCCTGTACGTCCAGATCCTCAAGCCTGAGAACAAGTTTCATGTCAAGTTCGCag ACCACGTGGTGTGTGAGGAGGAGTGCAAGTACGCCATGCTGGCCCTCAACTGCATCTGCCCGGCCACGTCCACGCTCATCACGCTGCTCGTGCACACGTCCCGCGGCCA GGAAGGGCAGGAGTCCCCAGAGCAGTGGCAGCGCATGTATGGCCGCTGCTCGGGCAACGAGGTCTACCACGTGCGCATGGGCGACAGCAAGTTCTTCCGCGAGTACCAGGGCAAGAGCTTCACCTACGCCGCCTTCCACGCCCACAAGAA GTACGGCGTGTGCCTCCTGGGGCTGAGGCGGGAGGAGAACAAGAGCATCCTGCTGAACCCGGGCCCGCGGCACACGCTGGCCGCCTCGGACACCTGCTTCTACATCAACATCACCAAGGAGGAGAACTCGGCTTTCATCTTCAAGCAGGAGGAGAAGCGGCGTGCGGCGGGGCCCTGGGATGGCTCCGCCCGGCTGCCGGTGCACAGTGTCATCGCGTCCATGG GGACTGTGGCCATGGACCTGCAGAGCGCCGAGTGCCAGCCGGCGTCGAGCGGTGGAGGCCCGAAGCTGGCGCTGCCCACAGAGAATGGCGCGGGCAGCCGGAGGCCCAGCATCGCACCTGTCCTGGAGCTCGCGGACAGCTCAGCCCTGCTGCCCTGTGACCTGCTGAGCGACCAGTCAGACGACGAGACGGTGCCATCTGAGGACGAGGCCCTCTCTGCGGTGGA GTACGTCAAGGGctacccccccaactccccctacATCGGCAGCTCCCCCACCCTGTGCCACCTGCTGCCCGTGAGAGCGCCCTTCTGCTGCCTGCGGCTGGACAAG GGCTGCAAACACAACAGCTCTGAGGACGCCAAGGCCTACGGCTTCAAGAACAAACTGATCATCGTGTCTGCCGAGACCGCGGGCAACGGGCTGTACAACTTCATCGTGCCACTGCGGGCCTACTACCGCTCCCGCCGGGAGCTCAACCCCATCGTGCTGCTGCTGGACAACAA GCCTGACCACCACTTCCTGGAGGCCATCTGCTGCTTCCCCATGGTCTACTACATGGAGGGCTCCGTGGACAA CCTGGACAGTCTCCTGCAGTGCGGCATCATCTACGCTGACAACCTGGTGGTGGTGGACAAGGAGAGCACCATGAGCGCCGAGGAGGACTACATGGCCGACGCCAAGACCATCGTCAACGTTCAGACCATGTTCCG GCTGTTCCCCAGCCTCAGCATCACCACGGAGCTCACGCACCCGTCCAACATGCGTTTCATGCAGTTCCGCGCCAAGGACAGCTACTCCCTGGCACTTTCCAAACTGGAAAAG CGGGAGCGCGAGAACGGCTCCAACCTGGCCTTCATGTTCCGCCTGCCCTTCGCGGCCGGACGCGTCTTCAGCATCAGCATGTTGGACACGCTGCTGTACCAG TCCTTCGTGAAGGACTACATGATCCCCATCACCAGGCTGCTCCTGGGCCTGGACACCACGCCCGGCTCTGGCTACCTCTGCGCT ATGAAGATCACCGAGGCCGACCTGTGGATCCGCACCTACGGGCGCCTCTTCCAGAAGCTCTGCTCGTCCAGCGCCGAGGTGCCCATCGGCATCTACCGCACCGAGTGCCACGTCTTCGAG CCCCCCGACCTCAGAGCCCAG GTCTCCGTGAACATGGAGGAGTGCGAGGACACGCGCGAGGAGAAGGGGCCCGCGGAGCCCGAGCCCCCGCGCCGCAGGAGCCTGCAGTGGGCGCGGCGGCTGAGCCGCAAGAGCGCCAAGCCCGCCGCCCAGGCCGCCGCGGCCGCGTGGAGCCAGCAGCGCCTCAGCCTGTGCCGGCGGTCGGAGCGGCAGGAGCTGTCCGAGCTGGTCAGGAACCGCATGAAGCACCTGGGGCTGCCCACCACGGGCTACG AGGATGTAGCAAATTTAACAGCCAGTGATGTCATGAATCGGGTAAACCTGGGATATTTGCAAG ATGAGATGAACGACCAGCAGAACACGCTCTCCTACGTCCTCATCAACCCCCCGCCTGACACCAGGCTGGAGCCCAACGACATCGT GTACCTCATCCGCTGCGACCCCCTGGCCCACGTGGCCAGCAGCTCCCAGAGCCCGAAAAGCAGCTGCCACCACAAGCTGGAGTCCTCTCACCCCGAGACGCACGACGAGACTCAGCTCTGA
- the KCNT1 gene encoding potassium channel subfamily T member 1 isoform X4 translates to MLLIYLSYKGNIWEQIFRVSFVLEMITTLPFICTIFWPPLRNLFIPVFLNCWLAKHALENMINDFHRAILRTQSAMFNQVLILFCTLLCLVFTGTCGIQHLERAGENLSLLTSFYFCIVTFSTVGYGDVTPKIWPSQLLVVVMICVALVALPLQFEELVYLWMERQKSGGNYSRHRAQTEKHVVLCVSSLKIDLLMDFLNEFYAHPRLQDYYVVILCPTEMDVQVRRVLQIPLWSQRVIYLQGSALKDQDLMRAKMDNGEACFILSSRNEVDRTAADHQTILRAWAVKDFAPNCPLYVQILKPENKFHVKFADHVVCEEECKYAMLALNCICPATSTLITLLVHTSRGQEGQESPEQWQRMYGRCSGNEVYHVRMGDSKFFREYQGKSFTYAAFHAHKKYGVCLLGLRREENKSILLNPGPRHTLAASDTCFYINITKEENSAFIFKQEEKRRAAGPWDGSARLPVHSVIASMGTVAMDLQSAECQPASSGGGPKLALPTENGAGSRRPSIAPVLELADSSALLPCDLLSDQSDDETVPSEDEALSAVEYVKGYPPNSPYIGSSPTLCHLLPVRAPFCCLRLDKGCKHNSSEDAKAYGFKNKLIIVSAETAGNGLYNFIVPLRAYYRSRRELNPIVLLLDNKPDHHFLEAICCFPMVYYMEGSVDNLDSLLQCGIIYADNLVVVDKESTMSAEEDYMADAKTIVNVQTMFRLFPSLSITTELTHPSNMRFMQFRAKDSYSLALSKLEKRERENGSNLAFMFRLPFAAGRVFSISMLDTLLYQSFVKDYMIPITRLLLGLDTTPGSGYLCAMKITEADLWIRTYGRLFQKLCSSSAEVPIGIYRTECHVFEPPDLRAQVSVNMEECEDTREEKGPAEPEPPRRRSLQWARRLSRKSAKPAAQAAAAAWSQQRLSLCRRSERQELSELVRNRMKHLGLPTTGYEDVANLTASDVMNRVNLGYLQDEMNDQQNTLSYVLINPPPDTRLEPNDIVYLIRCDPLAHVASSSQSPKSSCHHKLESSHPETHDETQL, encoded by the exons ATGCTCCTCATTTACCTCAGTTACAag GGCAACATCTGGGAGCAGATATTCCGCGTGTCCTTCGTCCTGGAGATGATCACCACGCTGCCCTTCATCTGCACA ATATTCTGGCCGCCGCTGCGGAACCTGTTCATCCCCGTGTTCCTCAACTGCTGGCTGGCCAAGCATGCCCTGGAGAACATGATT AACGACTTCCACCGCGCCATCCTGCGCACGCAGTCGGCCATGTTCAACCAGGTGCTCATCCTCTTCTGCACCCTGCTGTGCCTGGTCTTCAcggg GACTTGCGGGATCCAGCACCTGGAGCGAGCCGGCGAGAACCTGTCACTGCTCACCtccttctacttctgcatcgtcaCCTTCTCCACTGTGGGCTACGGCGACGTCACCCCCAAGATCTGGCCCTCCCAGCTGCTGGTGGTCGTCATGAtctgtgtggccctggtggcgcTCCCGCTGCAG tttGAGGAGCTTGTGTACCTGTGGATGGAGCGGCAGAAGTCAGGGGGAAACTACAGCCGCCACCGGGCGCAGACGGAGAAGCACGTGGTGCTGTGCGTGAGCTCACTCAAGATAGACCTGCTCATGGACTTCCTCAACGAGTTCTACGCGCACCCGCGGCTCCAG GACTACTATGTGGTCATCCTGTGCCCCACGGAGATGGACGTGCAGGTCCGCAGGGTGCTGCAGATCCCGCTGTGGTCCCAGCGCGTCATCTACCTCCAGGGCTCGGCGCTCAAGGACCAGGACCTCATGCGCGCCAA GATGGACAACGGGGAGGCCTGCTTCATCCTCAGCAGCCGCAACGAGGTGGACCGCACAGCCGCG gaccaCCAGACCATCCTGCGTGCCTGGGCCGTGAAGGACTTTGCCCCCAACTGCCCCCTGTACGTCCAGATCCTCAAGCCTGAGAACAAGTTTCATGTCAAGTTCGCag ACCACGTGGTGTGTGAGGAGGAGTGCAAGTACGCCATGCTGGCCCTCAACTGCATCTGCCCGGCCACGTCCACGCTCATCACGCTGCTCGTGCACACGTCCCGCGGCCA GGAAGGGCAGGAGTCCCCAGAGCAGTGGCAGCGCATGTATGGCCGCTGCTCGGGCAACGAGGTCTACCACGTGCGCATGGGCGACAGCAAGTTCTTCCGCGAGTACCAGGGCAAGAGCTTCACCTACGCCGCCTTCCACGCCCACAAGAA GTACGGCGTGTGCCTCCTGGGGCTGAGGCGGGAGGAGAACAAGAGCATCCTGCTGAACCCGGGCCCGCGGCACACGCTGGCCGCCTCGGACACCTGCTTCTACATCAACATCACCAAGGAGGAGAACTCGGCTTTCATCTTCAAGCAGGAGGAGAAGCGGCGTGCGGCGGGGCCCTGGGATGGCTCCGCCCGGCTGCCGGTGCACAGTGTCATCGCGTCCATGG GGACTGTGGCCATGGACCTGCAGAGCGCCGAGTGCCAGCCGGCGTCGAGCGGTGGAGGCCCGAAGCTGGCGCTGCCCACAGAGAATGGCGCGGGCAGCCGGAGGCCCAGCATCGCACCTGTCCTGGAGCTCGCGGACAGCTCAGCCCTGCTGCCCTGTGACCTGCTGAGCGACCAGTCAGACGACGAGACGGTGCCATCTGAGGACGAGGCCCTCTCTGCGGTGGA GTACGTCAAGGGctacccccccaactccccctacATCGGCAGCTCCCCCACCCTGTGCCACCTGCTGCCCGTGAGAGCGCCCTTCTGCTGCCTGCGGCTGGACAAG GGCTGCAAACACAACAGCTCTGAGGACGCCAAGGCCTACGGCTTCAAGAACAAACTGATCATCGTGTCTGCCGAGACCGCGGGCAACGGGCTGTACAACTTCATCGTGCCACTGCGGGCCTACTACCGCTCCCGCCGGGAGCTCAACCCCATCGTGCTGCTGCTGGACAACAA GCCTGACCACCACTTCCTGGAGGCCATCTGCTGCTTCCCCATGGTCTACTACATGGAGGGCTCCGTGGACAA CCTGGACAGTCTCCTGCAGTGCGGCATCATCTACGCTGACAACCTGGTGGTGGTGGACAAGGAGAGCACCATGAGCGCCGAGGAGGACTACATGGCCGACGCCAAGACCATCGTCAACGTTCAGACCATGTTCCG GCTGTTCCCCAGCCTCAGCATCACCACGGAGCTCACGCACCCGTCCAACATGCGTTTCATGCAGTTCCGCGCCAAGGACAGCTACTCCCTGGCACTTTCCAAACTGGAAAAG CGGGAGCGCGAGAACGGCTCCAACCTGGCCTTCATGTTCCGCCTGCCCTTCGCGGCCGGACGCGTCTTCAGCATCAGCATGTTGGACACGCTGCTGTACCAG TCCTTCGTGAAGGACTACATGATCCCCATCACCAGGCTGCTCCTGGGCCTGGACACCACGCCCGGCTCTGGCTACCTCTGCGCT ATGAAGATCACCGAGGCCGACCTGTGGATCCGCACCTACGGGCGCCTCTTCCAGAAGCTCTGCTCGTCCAGCGCCGAGGTGCCCATCGGCATCTACCGCACCGAGTGCCACGTCTTCGAG CCCCCCGACCTCAGAGCCCAG GTCTCCGTGAACATGGAGGAGTGCGAGGACACGCGCGAGGAGAAGGGGCCCGCGGAGCCCGAGCCCCCGCGCCGCAGGAGCCTGCAGTGGGCGCGGCGGCTGAGCCGCAAGAGCGCCAAGCCCGCCGCCCAGGCCGCCGCGGCCGCGTGGAGCCAGCAGCGCCTCAGCCTGTGCCGGCGGTCGGAGCGGCAGGAGCTGTCCGAGCTGGTCAGGAACCGCATGAAGCACCTGGGGCTGCCCACCACGGGCTACG AGGATGTAGCAAATTTAACAGCCAGTGATGTCATGAATCGGGTAAACCTGGGATATTTGCAAG ATGAGATGAACGACCAGCAGAACACGCTCTCCTACGTCCTCATCAACCCCCCGCCTGACACCAGGCTGGAGCCCAACGACATCGT GTACCTCATCCGCTGCGACCCCCTGGCCCACGTGGCCAGCAGCTCCCAGAGCCCGAAAAGCAGCTGCCACCACAAGCTGGAGTCCTCTCACCCCGAGACGCACGACGAGACTCAGCTCTGA